Proteins found in one Paenibacillus borealis genomic segment:
- a CDS encoding alpha-galactosidase gives MATIRIEHHEALLHMLIEVTDDGSVKLLHFASGPYEEEMLDDTSYANRRLVDVQITGEDHVIHHGLKHVGTVPGTRLKYQSHQFIEAADSRSRRLEIRQSDAATGLAVISHFQFYKGLSLARTWTELRNEGEQPLPVEYVSSFAYNGAAKEGSLPWDQKMRLHLPRNSWCGEVQWQQHSLPEWGLSRVFDHSVNRLSVHSLGTWSSYEHLPVGVLENTESGSCLFWQIEHNGSWQWELSDAEVNELYVRLSGPNEDEGHWSRTLQPGESFESVPAAAGAVQGGFTEAARELTRYLRQVRRKNEDNRTLPVVYNDFMHSLWGNPTTARVQPLVDAAAAAGCEIYCIDAGWYEGELGEWLPSVSRFEGGLAAMAGYIRSKGLIPGLWLELESVHRDSPLSSKPDDWFFCKRGRRVVDAGRYQLDFRNPEVVRHADDTVDRLIAELGIGYFKFDYNQNAGTGTDIAAESLGDGLLGHNRAYLAWADRLFRRHPELIVESCASGGMRMDYATLERFSLQCVSDQMDYRLMGMIAAASPSVIPPEQAGIWSYPLTSSDDEAVIFNMVNVMLFRVIMGGPLAELDEAGSALVREGITCYKSLRQELAEAAAFWPLGIPQLHSSRACLGLQLDGRLVLAVWRMDQDEELIEIPLGKRAKGIGQGKSTGQRESAVRCLYPARAEDAVAAWDAERAVLCVRLPQAYSARVIEIG, from the coding sequence ATGGCAACGATACGTATTGAGCATCACGAAGCTTTGCTGCATATGCTCATTGAAGTGACGGACGACGGCAGTGTGAAGCTGCTGCATTTCGCCTCTGGACCTTATGAAGAAGAAATGCTGGACGATACAAGCTATGCGAACCGCCGCCTGGTGGATGTGCAGATTACAGGAGAGGATCATGTCATCCATCACGGGCTCAAGCATGTCGGAACGGTGCCGGGCACCCGCCTGAAATACCAGTCGCACCAATTCATTGAAGCCGCAGACAGCCGCAGCCGCAGGCTGGAGATCCGCCAGTCCGATGCCGCCACAGGGCTGGCTGTGATCAGCCATTTCCAGTTCTACAAGGGCTTGTCCCTGGCGAGAACCTGGACCGAATTGCGCAATGAAGGAGAGCAGCCGCTGCCGGTCGAGTACGTGTCTTCCTTCGCCTATAACGGCGCGGCCAAGGAAGGAAGCCTTCCCTGGGACCAGAAGATGCGGCTGCACCTGCCGCGTAATTCCTGGTGCGGGGAGGTGCAGTGGCAGCAGCATAGTCTGCCTGAATGGGGTCTCAGCCGGGTGTTCGACCATTCGGTGAACCGGCTGTCGGTGCATTCGCTCGGCACCTGGTCCTCCTATGAACATCTGCCGGTAGGTGTTCTTGAGAATACGGAATCCGGCTCCTGCCTGTTCTGGCAGATTGAGCACAACGGCTCCTGGCAGTGGGAGCTTAGCGATGCTGAGGTGAATGAGCTGTATGTCCGGCTGAGCGGACCGAACGAGGATGAGGGACACTGGAGCCGGACGCTCCAGCCGGGAGAGAGCTTCGAATCGGTACCAGCGGCAGCCGGAGCGGTTCAAGGGGGCTTCACCGAAGCCGCCCGGGAGCTGACCCGTTATCTGCGGCAGGTGCGGAGGAAGAATGAAGACAACCGCACGCTGCCGGTAGTCTATAACGATTTCATGCACAGCCTGTGGGGCAATCCGACGACGGCCAGAGTGCAGCCGCTGGTGGACGCGGCTGCGGCGGCCGGCTGTGAGATTTACTGCATCGATGCGGGCTGGTATGAGGGTGAACTGGGAGAATGGCTGCCGTCCGTGAGCCGCTTCGAAGGCGGTCTCGCGGCCATGGCCGGCTATATCCGCTCCAAGGGTCTGATTCCGGGACTGTGGCTGGAGCTGGAATCGGTGCACCGGGACAGTCCGCTCAGCAGCAAACCGGATGACTGGTTCTTCTGCAAGCGCGGCCGCAGAGTCGTCGATGCCGGGCGGTACCAGCTTGATTTCCGCAACCCGGAGGTTGTGCGGCATGCCGATGACACTGTAGACCGGCTCATTGCGGAGCTGGGTATCGGCTACTTCAAGTTCGACTACAACCAGAACGCCGGAACCGGCACGGATATCGCGGCGGAGAGTCTGGGCGACGGCCTGCTGGGGCATAACCGGGCTTATCTGGCCTGGGCGGACCGGCTGTTCCGCCGCCACCCGGAGCTTATTGTCGAGAGCTGTGCCAGCGGAGGCATGCGGATGGATTATGCCACCCTGGAGCGCTTCAGCCTCCAGTGCGTCAGCGACCAGATGGACTACCGGCTGATGGGCATGATCGCCGCCGCAAGCCCGTCGGTCATTCCGCCGGAGCAGGCCGGAATCTGGTCCTATCCGCTGACCAGCTCTGATGATGAAGCTGTCATCTTCAACATGGTCAACGTGATGCTGTTCCGCGTCATTATGGGCGGACCGCTGGCAGAGCTTGACGAAGCCGGGAGCGCCCTGGTCCGCGAAGGCATCACCTGCTACAAGTCGCTCCGGCAGGAGCTGGCGGAAGCCGCCGCCTTCTGGCCGCTAGGCATTCCGCAGCTGCATTCCAGCCGGGCCTGCCTGGGTCTGCAGCTGGATGGCCGCCTCGTCCTGGCTGTCTGGCGGATGGATCAGGACGAGGAGCTTATCGAGATTCCGCTGGGCAAGCGGGCGAAGGGGATTGGGCAGGGGAAGAGCACCGGTCAACGGGAAAGTGCCGTCCGCTGCCTCTATCCGGCCCGGGCGGAGGACGCTGTGGCTGCCTGGGATGCCGAGCGGGCTGTGCTCTGCGTCCGGCTGCCCCAGGCCTATTCGGCCAGAGTGATTGAGATTGGCTGA